The Bacillota bacterium genome contains the following window.
ATGTCACCCTATGAAAGAAGAATAATACATGCAGCATTGCAAAATAATAGATATGTGAAAACTTACAGTATAGGTGATGAGCCGAACAGGAAAGTTGTTATAGCACTTAAGTAAGGATTATGGGAAAAGAATTAATGTTTAATAACGATACAATTGCTGCAATTTCAACTTCTTATGGCAGCGGAGGAATTGGAATTGTTAGAATAAGTGGGGAAAAGGCCTTTGAAATAGCAGAAAGAATTTTTAAAGGAAAGAAAAGTATAAGACAGGTTAAATCCCACACCATTCATTATGGAAAAATAGTCGATCCCCAAGATGGGTCAATAATCGATGAAGTGCTTTTGACAAAAATGGATGGGCCTAGTACATTTACACGGGAAAATATAATAGAAATTAACTGCCATGGTGGAATTATTGTCCTAAAGAAAGTTCTTGAGCTGGTTATAAGGGAAGGGGCTAGGCTTGCTGAACCTGGGGAATTTACCAAAAGGGCTTTCCTTAACGGGAGAATAGATTTAACACAAGCGGAAGCAGTAATTGACATTATTAATGCAAAAACTGCCCGTAGTTCAAAGGTTGCATTAGAGCAGCTGGAAGGAAAATTATCGGTAAAAATAAAAGCAGCAAGGGATAAATTGGTGGGGTTAATAGCCCATATTGAGGCTACGTTGGACTATCCGGAAGAAGATATTGACAAAATCACGGAAATGCAGATTTATAACAGCCTTGAAGAAATAAGGAATATGCTTTCTGATTTGCTTTCAGGATTTGATAAAGGAAAAATTATAAAAGAAGGTATAAAGGCAGTAATAATAGGAAGGCCTAATGTGGGTAAATCCTCTCTCTTAAACCAATTGACAGGATACAGCAGGGCAATTGTAACAGATATTCCAGGGACAACTAGAGATATTATAGAAGAATATATCAACATACAGGGCATACCTGTAAGAGTAATAGATACTGCTGGAATAAGAGAAACAGGAGATATAGTGGAAAAAATCGGAGTAGAAAAAACAAAAAAAGCAATAGAATCTGCAGATTTAATAATTATGATGATAGATGCGGTAGATGGATTTACTCAGGCAGATGCCAATGTTCTAAGATTTATCAAGGGGAAAAAAATTATTGTTTTGTTGAACAAAATAGACCTTGTTGAAAACGAAGGAGACACCAGTAAATTTCATGAATTAAAAGGCATAAATGAATTAAAGAGTATACAGGAATTAGAGGGTATAACTATTATTAAAACGTCCATGAAAGACGGAAGGGGAATTAATGATTTAGAAAAAGAAATATCAAGGCTTTTCATCGGTGGGGAAATTGACACCGACATTGAGGGTTTGATGACAAACGTACGACATGCAAGCCTTGTAGAAAAAGCGTTAAACAGTATAAATGATGCTATTATAGCTTACCATGAAGGCATGCCCATGGATTGTATAGTGATTGATATACGAAATGCTGCTCAATACTTAGGGGAGATTACAGGTGAAACAGTGAGTGATGAAATATTAAACCACATATTCAGCAGATTTTGCATAGGAAAATAATAGAGATTGATACAGGCTGCTAAAGAATAAACTAGGTTGTGAGGTTGTGCATAGGAGAAAGTAAGAAAGTAAGAAAAAATGGGCATAGTCTTATAGAGTCTTATAGAGATTGAGAAAAAGGGA
Protein-coding sequences here:
- the mnmE gene encoding tRNA uridine-5-carboxymethylaminomethyl(34) synthesis GTPase MnmE, with the translated sequence MFNNDTIAAISTSYGSGGIGIVRISGEKAFEIAERIFKGKKSIRQVKSHTIHYGKIVDPQDGSIIDEVLLTKMDGPSTFTRENIIEINCHGGIIVLKKVLELVIREGARLAEPGEFTKRAFLNGRIDLTQAEAVIDIINAKTARSSKVALEQLEGKLSVKIKAARDKLVGLIAHIEATLDYPEEDIDKITEMQIYNSLEEIRNMLSDLLSGFDKGKIIKEGIKAVIIGRPNVGKSSLLNQLTGYSRAIVTDIPGTTRDIIEEYINIQGIPVRVIDTAGIRETGDIVEKIGVEKTKKAIESADLIIMMIDAVDGFTQADANVLRFIKGKKIIVLLNKIDLVENEGDTSKFHELKGINELKSIQELEGITIIKTSMKDGRGINDLEKEISRLFIGGEIDTDIEGLMTNVRHASLVEKALNSINDAIIAYHEGMPMDCIVIDIRNAAQYLGEITGETVSDEILNHIFSRFCIGK